The stretch of DNA AGCTCGAGCTCCGGCCTTTCCCGGCGACCGCCCGCGTAGGGAAGAGCCCTATTTACCCGCTCAGCCTCAGGACACGGGTGAGGTCCGTCTCGCATCTGGTGGGcatctccccctgccctgggccgAGTAACCTGGACCGGAATCGTGACCCTCGGTGCGGTGATGTGTTGCTGTAACCCCAGTTCTCCCCAGCTTGCACGGAGGCCGTGCGGGAGGCAGCCTTCCTCCCGGGTAGCTGGGTCCGGCTGACGCCCCGGGGTAGAGCGCGAGAGCTAGGGTCTCCCTGCGCGCCCGCGAGGCGCTTGGCAGGTTTCGGCAGCTGCATGAACGGAGGCAGTTGGCCCTGGGTTGTGGCGTGGTTGAGGGGGACGCGTGGGTAAGCCGTGGTGTCCCCAGGCGGGGCAGGGCATGGAAGGGGAAGCGGGGCTCCCCGTAGTGGCCTGGGGCAGCGGGATCCCCCcgaaggggcaggagggggaatggagccagggctgggctgggcagggagagcaggggcCTGGCGGGGCTCGGGGAGGGGCAGCGCAGGGGCTTCAgccgggctgggggcaggcaggcgAGGGCAGGCaggcgaggtgggggtcggtgcgggagggaggggcagggcggGCCTGGGCCATGGGccagcggggtgctggggtgagggTGTGGGGgcagagttgggggggggggctggtgctGCCGCGGCCTCTGCTGAGCTGTGCTCCGTGCTGTTGCAGGTGATGGGCATGGTCCGCGTCCCCCTCTACACCCAGAAGGACCGCATGGGCGGGCTGCCCAACTTCCTGGGCAATTCCTTTGTTGGAACCGCCAAATTCCAGCTGCTCTTTGCCCTGAAGATCTTGAACATGGTGCCGGAGGAGAAGCTGGCCGAGGCGGTGGCTGCCACACAGAAGCCGAAGAAGCCGGCCGTCGACCAGGCAGCAGGGGCGACAGGAAACGCGCCTGCCGCTAAGCAGGCGAACGAGCTGGCGGCACTGGCTAAAACCGGCAACGAATTGGCAGACAGGGCAGAGAACCAGGCAGCTGCGCAGGCAGCGGCCGAGGCAGTGGAGCAGCCGGTGGCTGGGCTGGAGAGCGGGGCCGTGGCGGAGCAGCTGGTGGCTGTGCCAGTGGCCGAGGCGGTGGAgcagccggcggggctgggggcagacgCTGTGGCGGAGCAGCCGGTGGCTGAGCTGATGGAGTGACGCCGCCGTGTTTGCGCTTGATTAAAAGTGGGTGAGACTAGAGACTTTCTTCTAACTTCCCGACCCGTCGCTGGCTGCAGTTGCTGCCCACGCGATTCCGCTGCCCAGCCGGGAGGGTTTGGGTTTGTCTGAAGCAGGGGAAAGCGATGTATTTTTATGGCCATTAAACTCTAGCGAGCTTCCCAGATCAACCTGCACAGCCCCCTGCAGAGAGTTCATGTGCTTACGTGAGGGCGCCGAAGCCTTAGAATTATGCTTTGATTTCAGGGACGCACTGCTGCTGTCAGGTCCCCGTTTCATTTTTAAGGAACAAAAcgtcttattttttaaatgccccGTGTTGACTTGGACGCGGCTGTGTGTGCAGCAGGCACGGCTGAGGGACGGGGCTGCTGGTCAAGCACCTCTGCCAGCGTCGGTGGAAGGGCTCCCCTCCGCCGGCGGCGGTGCGGCCGGGCTCCCgctcggggtgccggggtggCGTGCCGTGAATTCCCTCTGGGGCGTGGGGGAGCGCTCGTGTGGGTTTCTACCTGGAGATCTGTGGGAGCAGGAAAGTGGAATAAATGGCTTTGCTGAACGCTTCGCAGTCAGGATCGTTCTTGACTGCCGGCACAGAGCCTGCGGCCACCCAGAgctttgggggtgcaggggctggggtAGCGCGGCGCCTGTCGGTTCCCTCTGCCTTGGGGCTCTGCCCCTTGCTGGACTGTGCCAGGGCGAGaagctggaggtgcaggggaagggcagggcccagagctgctggtggcagcCCTGCTCAGCTGGGGGAAGCTGGGGCGGAGCGGGCTGGCTCAGGGTGCTGCACCGCCGCAAACTGTTGTTAAGCTTTTGCTGCTGGGTCACTCCACAATGGCTTGTGCACCCAAGGGCTTCAGGCAGGGGCCTGGGGAGAAGCCGGCAGCGCTGATGGATTTGTCCTGGCTGTAAGGCAGCCGCTGCTGGGGCAGGCAGCGAGGAGCCTGGCTGCACTGAGGctgcgcagcagcagctgtgcaagGCCCTGATCTCTGGGGGGGGAGGCATTTCAGCTGTGCCTTACTAAAATCCTCCACCCATCCAGCAGCCCCATTGCAACAGGGGAGGCTCTGcgctggaggagctgctctgcctgctccgAGCTGATCCCTGGCCTGGggtggcagcagctcccagacggagccacccccagccccggcgAAGAGGGCCTGCGGTCGCTCCGCATCACAGCAGAGCACAAGGTCAGGTGAAGGTGCTGGAGCACCCGGTCGGAGGCAGGCTCCTGCGCAGAGTGACAAACGACTCAGAAAAGAGGTTCGGTTTAATTGAAGACGTTTAGAGAGAGGCTGATGGTGGCAGCACAATGCTCTTCAATAAATAACGGGCTGTGAGGCGGGGACGACACCTCAGAGGACGGGTGGCAGGAGGACACACAGACCAGTCACAGCTCCCCTTGGGATGTGCTCAAGTGCTGCAGCAGTGGAGCTGGGTTGTGTAATGGGCAGGATAGAAAGTCGGGGGAACATCAGTCCCAGGCAatcaggagagaaagagagattcaGTCTGGTCCAGAGAAAGCAAGTGCCGAGGAAAACCAGGGGCTTGAGTTGCTACAGAAACTCATATAAACCAACAGTAAGTAAAAAGTggctaagcaaaaaaaaaacccgaaaaccaaacccaaaaagtGTAACTGAAATGAGGCTGGAAGGGTGCTTCAGGTCTCTCCTGGGGAGCGCTGTGGCTGGGAGGgatggcagcaggtcccgctgctgcctcccctgccagTGGGGGCCAGCCGGGCTGCGAGAGGAGCATTTGGGATAACGGGGACAGCCAAAGCCGCCTCGGCAAAGCCAAGGCAAGACCTGCTCCCCACGGGCAGCGCCGCAGGCACAGCCGCTCGGCAGCGAGGCCGGGCAGGAGAGCGCGGCCAGGGTACCCACTGAGCCGGCTCTGCCGGCTGCGGGCTGGCAAGCACCCTGGTGAGGTGGTCAAAGGACCCAGCCGGCTCCACGGCAAGGGAGGGGGATGCACAGGGAGCCCCCACACACTCCCAGGCTGCGGTGCCACGAGCGGCTCAGCCGAGCCGTTTGCTGCGCAGACCCAGCCCGTTCTTCTACAAGCGGCTCCACCACATCACTCTCAGGCAGGAGCGCGCAGCCCTGCAGAGGGGAACTTCGGTGGCAGTGGGCTGCGAACCCACCACGCTATCTCAGCGCCCCAGGCGTGGGTGGCGGAGCTCCTCTTCCACCCGGGGGCCCAGCCAAAACCCCAAGAGAGGCACCTTGGCCAAAGCCGTGAgcaccagccccagctcagcatgCAGCTCCCGGCCCCGTCGCATGTCATATGCTGCAAAACTGCATCTCTTGAGCCTTCCTTACTCAGCCTGCCTGCTGCACGCAGGGCAGCGGCCGCAACTGCACCCAGCACAGCTGACTGCACAGTGCCGCTTGCGCTTCTAAACTGAAGGGGAACCAGAGAAGTGGAACCAGAGATGTACAGGTTGGAAGGAGCCTCTGGAGTGCTCTGCTCCAACAGCCTCAACGCCGAGGTCAGCCCTGGCTTCTTGGGGCTTGAACCTCTCCAAGGATGGACTCTCCAACAGCTCCAAGCTTGTCACCTTTTTTCCTTGCGTCAAACAGTCATTGCACCAGACCtttttgagccccagaagagggacCAGCACCTCCCAACAGaacagcctcctgctgctccaaAACATGGTATgtgccagcccctggggctgGATCAAGCTGCTTCCTGCAGTCCGGGCTGCAGGGCCGGCCAGGGCCGCAGGGGCAGCTGCGCTCACCGGGACTCTCTGTGCCAGAGCCACCTCCGAGCTGAGCGGCAGCACACGGCGCCAGCCCCGTGGCAGCCGTGGGCAGGGCGGGGAGCTAGTCCCAGCCACCCTTCTTGGGAAGCAGCACAGTAGCACGCACAGCACGCTCGCCTCCTGCACCCTTTTATTAATTAAATCCCACCTGTGGGGTTTACAGACACTGAAATGACTTTGTACGGTCATCCAGGCTGCAAGATCTTAACGGCTTGCTTTCTCGTCAGTCTAAGCCTGACCTGTGTTGTGTCTCACCCCCATGCCCTGCCCACACCCACTGCCCGAGCTGGCACTGCCTGCACACACGGGCCGTGCGGCTTAGCCCACCTTTGCTCAAGTCCCAGTTTCAAAATGAGAGGGGAACAAGGAAGATGGTGCTGAGCAGGAGAAGAGCCTGGGCCAGGGAAGCGGGATTCGCAACGGGACCCCAGCAGGGCACAGAGGTACCTGCACCTCTGACACGTGCCCGGGCTGGGTGAGCTGCAGAGACTCCCACCTTAAAAGCGAAGCGCTCGCCCATCCTCACGCCGAGGCGCAGGAAGGGTGCCTGGCCTGGCTGCGGCAGTCGGGTGCATCGGGGCCTCCACGCAGGCTGGACGTTAACTGCCGGTGAGCTGAGACACAGCCCCAGGCTGGCACTGCCACGGGGTCCCGCAGCCAGGACTGTCCCACTAGCATGGCCCTGTGGTGATGCCCAGACTACGGCCTGAAGCACACCAGTGAGCAGCCGGGGGAGCTTTTCTTCAGCAAGGAAAAGCTGTTGTGATCGGTGCACAGAGCTCATCCCTAAAGATCCTGCAAGAGTCCAGCCCCAGTGCCAGGGGAGGGTAcgtgctggggaggagaagggctctGGACCAGACTCTGCAGGGTTCTGGCTGCAGCAGCGGCTCTagacccccagctcccctcccctgctACGTTCCAACTTGGACAAAGGCAGAGATATCTATacagtataatatatatatttcactatGAAATAGCAATTTCATTCCCTGCCTTCTACTTGATGCATCctgaattaaatgctttttttaagtCACTCCAGAGGTCTGGCAGGGCTGGGTAGTTTCTCATGCGAGGCAGTTACCCTCCCTGGAAGCTACCTGCAGGAAGCCCCAGAAGCTGACCTGGCAGGACCCAGACATGATCCTCGCTCCCCGCttcccctcacccagctcccACCTTCCCCTGCAACAAGGGCACGACTGTATATTCTGCCAGCAGTGGCCTGCCAGGGCGCTTACGGCTCATTTACATGGTTGGTCAGTGCAGAGTCATTAACCTCATTCACGCTGCTTTCAGTGGCCATGGTGTGGAAGCAGCAGCTGAACCCCTCTACATCACGTACACGAATAGGAGCAAACCAGAGGCAAGGGAAGTGGCGGGGACAGTGCAACATGCACACGGACCGGTGACGCAAAGGGCCCTTGGCTACGGCACAGCCAGATGCCTCGCACGGCAGCCAGGCCTGCCCTGGCAGCGCTCGCAGGCTCCAGGCCACGGGGACAAGTCAGGGCTGCAGCCCGTCAAGTGTGAAGTCTGCCAAATCTCGGTCAACCTGTGGAACAAGGAGTCCCGTCCAGGGGCTGGGTCACTGACCAAGAGCCGTCATCACTGGAATCGGTGCAGAGCCGGGTTCAGGAGATGAAAGGAGGAACAATCCTACGGAAGGACAAAGAGGGCAGCTGTGTTAGGAAAACCAGGTGTTGCGGGTCTCTTCAAGCGTACTGGGGAGCCGCTGTCCTGAAGACCTTGTTGTCAGAGGCCTGGAATGCAACTGGCAGCAAACGGGCTGTCAGTTACTGTGCGGGGACGCTGAGCTGGGGAAAGAGCGAGGGCTCAGCCACTCTGGGTCTGCAAGCTGGTCTGACAGagctgggagaaggagagagacagcAGGGACAGGTTCAATCTGCTGTCAGGCTCTGGGCTCAAGTAAACAAGCTCAGAGTTCAAATTCCCTTCAAATGAAACCAATAGGAGTTTGGCCACCAGCTGGAGACCGGAGCACAACGATGCCCCAGACACACGGCACGCTCTCAGCTGCCCCGAGACAGCGGCATCGTCACCGTGTCACTGCCGGCCTCGGCAGCGAAGGGAGCTTTCCCCCAGGTACCTACCTTTGCTTTTTGTACATCTTCCGATCCAGTCACATCGTCCGGCTATATTCAATGCCGCTCTTGGCAGAAATGCCAGACCAGGGCAGCAGGCTGCAGAGAAGGCTCTGGGCTTGTCGGTATATCCTCTGGGGAATTGAACACGGGCTCAGGCTGGCTAGCGTTGATCCAATGTGCTGTAGGTAGTCAGTGGCCATTAGTTAAGGACAGCGACATTTACACTGTAACTtaagaaataacttaaaatacCCTGTGGACTAGCACTCCCTAAAGAGATCCCATGACACAGCGAAAGCTGCTCTGCTCAGTTAGACAGGCAGATCTGCTCCTTGTATTAATTGCTTGCTCCTTTCTATCAAAAGCAGGTCTGCTTTGCACCATAAAGAAGTCAATTTGGGAACACTGGCTCCGACTTGTGTGGGAAATACCTCCTCTAAGCAGCTGCGAGTTCCCTTTGCACTCCACAGCAAGTTCCTGAGGGG from Calonectris borealis chromosome 16, bCalBor7.hap1.2, whole genome shotgun sequence encodes:
- the NUDT16L1 gene encoding tudor-interacting repair regulator protein isoform X2 → MAAMGAMAAMGALPAGAGALPPLPTLGVPGVPELKPLTRYEAMRLGPGWSHSCHAMLYAPNPGMLFGRIPLRYAVLMQMRFDGLLGFPGGFVDRRYWSLEDEGPHRVVAHFYARQLTLEELHTIEISAVHSRDHGLEVMGMVRVPLYTQKDRMGGLPNFLGNSFVGTAKFQLLFALKILNMVPEEKLAEAVAATQKPKKPAVDQAAGATGNAPAAKQANELAALAKTGNELADRAENQAAAQAAAEAVEQPVAGLESGAVAEQLVAVPVAEAVEQPAGLGADAVAEQPVAELME